The SAR202 cluster bacterium genome has a window encoding:
- a CDS encoding SDR family oxidoreductase, giving the protein MGQLEGKVAIITGAGTGIGKGIARAFAREGASLVLASRNTEHLRETAAEAHSLGAKAIVVPTDVTDEKQVIALFEGTMKEFGALDLLVNNSGVFDGGPIDQISLETWNKVVGVNLTGVFLCTREAMKIMKPRRAGRIINMGSISAQMPRKNAAPYTTTKHALVGLTKATALEGREYGITCGALHPGNVRTELRASSIRPQDHEPMMTPDDIAVAALAMAVLPPYVNMLESIVLPVDQLYLGRG; this is encoded by the coding sequence ATGGGTCAGCTTGAAGGAAAAGTCGCCATCATCACGGGCGCCGGCACCGGCATCGGCAAGGGCATCGCCCGCGCGTTCGCACGGGAGGGCGCGTCCCTGGTGCTCGCTTCCCGCAACACTGAGCACCTCCGCGAGACCGCCGCCGAGGCCCATAGCCTGGGCGCAAAGGCGATCGTCGTTCCCACGGACGTGACGGACGAAAAACAGGTCATCGCGCTGTTCGAGGGGACGATGAAGGAGTTCGGCGCGCTGGACCTGCTCGTGAACAACTCCGGCGTCTTCGACGGCGGCCCCATCGACCAGATATCGCTGGAGACATGGAATAAGGTCGTCGGGGTCAACCTCACCGGCGTCTTTCTCTGCACCCGCGAGGCGATGAAAATTATGAAGCCGCGACGCGCCGGTCGTATTATTAACATGGGCAGCATCTCAGCGCAGATGCCCCGCAAGAACGCCGCGCCGTACACCACTACCAAGCACGCGCTCGTGGGACTCACCAAGGCGACCGCGCTTGAGGGCCGGGAATACGGCATCACATGCGGCGCCCTGCACCCGGGCAACGTGCGCACGGAGCTGCGCGCCTCAAGCATTCGCCCACAGGACCACGAGCCCATGATGACGCCGGACGACATAGCGGTGGCAGCCCTCGCAATGGCGGTCCTGCCGCCCTACGTGAACATGCTGGAGTCGATCGTCCTGCCAGTAGACCAGCTCTACCTGGGTAGAGGGTAA
- a CDS encoding (d)CMP kinase, whose amino-acid sequence MPMIAIDGPVASGKSAVGRRAARRLGYRFLDTGWMYRAVTWAAIHRQVNILNEDALTHLTHHIQMELVPGKDNGDRLVLDGIDMTDHLRDHDVQCHVSPVSAVRGVREALVAQQRSIASKGSIVMVGRDIGTVVLPDAEVKVFLTASLDIRARRRYEEVRAGGVTYEEVVADLLRRDKIDSERAESPLRQAGNAVLIETDRLTVDEIVDRIMGLARVKTANEIP is encoded by the coding sequence ATGCCGATGATCGCCATAGACGGGCCGGTCGCTTCCGGCAAGAGCGCCGTCGGCCGCCGCGCCGCAAGGCGCCTGGGCTACCGCTTTCTGGACACCGGCTGGATGTACAGGGCCGTCACGTGGGCCGCCATTCACCGCCAGGTGAACATCCTCAACGAAGACGCGCTTACCCACCTGACCCACCACATCCAGATGGAGCTCGTCCCCGGCAAAGACAACGGGGACCGGCTGGTGCTGGACGGAATCGACATGACGGACCATCTGCGCGACCACGACGTCCAGTGCCATGTCTCGCCCGTCTCGGCCGTGCGCGGCGTCCGCGAGGCGCTCGTCGCCCAGCAGCGGAGCATTGCCTCGAAGGGCAGCATCGTAATGGTTGGACGCGACATCGGTACCGTGGTGCTCCCGGACGCCGAGGTAAAGGTCTTCCTCACCGCGTCTCTGGACATTCGCGCCCGGCGCCGCTACGAGGAAGTCAGGGCGGGCGGCGTGACGTACGAGGAGGTGGTCGCCGACCTGCTGCGTCGCGACAAGATCGACAGCGAGCGCGCGGAGTCCCCGCTCAGGCAGGCGGGCAACGCCGTGCTGATCGAGACGGACCGCCTTACGGTGGATGAGATCGTCGACCGCATCATGGGCCTCGCCAGGGTGAAGACCGCGAATGAAATCCCTTAA
- a CDS encoding 1-acyl-sn-glycerol-3-phosphate acyltransferase encodes MKSLNPTCNFLQRITLRIFADYRVEGKENVPPMGPIIIVANHCSNFDPPLLSTSLPRRVRFLAKREMFKNPFFRWFFTSYGAHPVNREGLDITAYKWMLEQLSKDAALVIFPEGTRSRGGGMKRALPGVTQVAIKSQATILPVAITGTEKLGSWLRVFNPTGKIRVKIGQPFTLPIIEGKPDRVVLDSMTDMIMGRIAMMLPESYQGVYKQGAKASQAQAKADAPKQ; translated from the coding sequence ATGAAATCCCTTAATCCTACCTGCAACTTCCTGCAGCGGATAACGTTGCGCATCTTCGCCGACTACAGGGTGGAGGGGAAAGAGAACGTCCCGCCCATGGGACCGATCATCATCGTCGCCAACCACTGCAGCAACTTCGACCCTCCCCTGCTCTCGACCAGCCTGCCACGGCGCGTCCGCTTTCTGGCCAAGCGGGAGATGTTCAAGAACCCGTTCTTTAGGTGGTTCTTTACCTCGTACGGCGCCCACCCGGTAAACCGCGAAGGGCTGGACATCACAGCCTACAAGTGGATGCTGGAGCAGCTCAGCAAGGATGCCGCGCTCGTGATTTTCCCGGAGGGCACGCGCAGCCGCGGCGGCGGAATGAAGCGCGCGCTCCCCGGCGTAACGCAGGTCGCCATCAAGTCCCAGGCTACGATTCTACCTGTCGCCATCACCGGCACCGAAAAGCTAGGCTCGTGGCTCCGCGTCTTCAATCCCACCGGCAAGATACGCGTCAAGATCGGCCAACCCTTCACCCTCCCCATCATCGAAGGCAAGCCGGACAGGGTCGTCCTGGACTCGATGACGGATATGATCATGGGCCGCATAGCCATGATGCTTCCGGAAAGCTACCAGGGCGTGTACAAGCAGGGCGCAAAGGCGTCCCAGGCCCAGGCGAAGGCGGACGCGCCGAAACAGTGA